In the Pseudanabaena sp. BC1403 genome, ATATCTCATACAATCGTCCAGCAAAACAGCTCAATCCTTTTGTCTCAAACCCCTCAGCCTTTCGACAGGAAGGTCGAAAACTTATTGAGCGCTTAGACAAAATACAGACTTTCTTAAACAATCACAATCAGTCCAATCAACCTTCTAGTCTTGAAGGTTTAGATCCTCTACTACAAAAATATGAAGGAACTGTAAGTGTCTTTACTAAATATTCTAGAAAAATTTTGGACGAGGCTGATGTCCTACTGAGTAATGATCCTATAGAAGTTCAGAAAGTAGAATCCTTGGTAGCAACACTGGTTAAAAGCAAAGAGTTTGCCAAATTTATTGAGTTTCCAGATCAGTTAAGGAAATTTCATGAGCAAGCGGAAGTGCTTGAAAATATGGCTGAAGTAAGCTTAATCAATACTGAAAACATTCGCTCTCAAATAGTCTTTTCTGGCTTAGGCATCTCGGTTGTGATTGCTATTCTTCTGGCTATATACATAAGCCAAACGATCGCTAGTCCGATCCAGACTCTAAATAGAATTGCAATGCAAGTTACTAGAGAATCAAACTTCGATCTACAAGCCCCCATAGAAACTAAGGATGAAGTTGGGGTATTAGCCGATTCCATCAATCAAATGATTCGTTATGTGCAGGAACTCCTGCAAGAACAGCAAAATTATACAAGTGCTATTCAAGAGGCAAAAGAACTTGCCGATAATGCAAACCAAGCCAAGAGCGATTTTTTGGCAAACATGAGTCACGAACTCCGTACTCCACTCAATGGCATTCTCGGCTATGCGCAAATCCTGAATCGTTCTAAAGCATTACCAGAAAAAGAACGACATGGAGTCAATGTCATCTATCAGTGTGGCTCCCATCTACTGACCTTGATTAACGACGTGTTAGACCTCGCCAAAATCGAAGCTCGCAAACTAGAACTCACAGCAAAATCTGTCTACTTATCCTCATTTCTCGAAGGCGTGGTTGAAATCTGTCGAGTACGTGCTGACCAAAAAGGTATCAGTTTCATTTATCAACCTAGCATTAACTTACCTGAAGGTATTGTGGTAGATGAAAAACAACTTCGACAAGTACTGATTAATCTTCTTGGTAATGCAATTAAGTTCACTGACAAAGGTTGTGTTACGCTCAAAGTCGATGTGCTAGAGGCAGAAACAGATGTTTATATTCCCCGCCTTAAATTTCAAGTTATAGATACTGGAGTGGGCATTGCACCTGAAGAAGTAAACCAAGTCTTTATGGCTTTTGAGCAGGTAGGAGAACAGGAACGACAGGCTGAAGGTACGGGTTTAGGACTAACCATTAGCCAAAAGATTGTGCAGTTGATGGGAGGGGAAATTCAAGTCAAGAGTGAGATGGGAATTGGCAGCACTTTCTTCTTTGAATTGGCACTACCGATCGCAAC is a window encoding:
- a CDS encoding ATP-binding protein, producing the protein MKIKEKIICGYALAIGIAVIGSSIGIAVGNYYQQKALQSQQNASRQRKLISNLQIDISYNRPAKQLNPFVSNPSAFRQEGRKLIERLDKIQTFLNNHNQSNQPSSLEGLDPLLQKYEGTVSVFTKYSRKILDEADVLLSNDPIEVQKVESLVATLVKSKEFAKFIEFPDQLRKFHEQAEVLENMAEVSLINTENIRSQIVFSGLGISVVIAILLAIYISQTIASPIQTLNRIAMQVTRESNFDLQAPIETKDEVGVLADSINQMIRYVQELLQEQQNYTSAIQEAKELADNANQAKSDFLANMSHELRTPLNGILGYAQILNRSKALPEKERHGVNVIYQCGSHLLTLINDVLDLAKIEARKLELTAKSVYLSSFLEGVVEICRVRADQKGISFIYQPSINLPEGIVVDEKQLRQVLINLLGNAIKFTDKGCVTLKVDVLEAETDVYIPRLKFQVIDTGVGIAPEEVNQVFMAFEQVGEQERQAEGTGLGLTISQKIVQLMGGEIQVKSEMGIGSTFFFELALPIATDLRQQNSVSQGRTIVGYDGAKRHILIVDDRWENRSVLVNLLEPIGFRFTEAENGQIGLEKARQQLPDLIITDLEMPVMNGFEMLKQLRNSDELKHLRVIVSSASVAEVDQQMSLDAGGDDFLTKPVQAEDLFTLIAKHLQLTWKYDETGTIPTSDIVSDLAELIPPPSEDLHFLLELAKNGMLKKLAVEAEQIGQKSDLYRPFTQQILLLAKKFQTEQIKALIQKHLN